CTGCAGTATCTTATTGGGCAAAGCAAGAGTCCCACCGTTAAAGACGGTCACAATGCCTCGCCTGGAGTTAACCGCCGCCACGGTCGCAGTCAAGATTCATAAGCAGATCAGGGAAGAGCTTACTTTGCCAATTCACGAAGTGGCCTTTTGGACGGATTCCACCATCGTTCTGCAGTATATCAAGAACAGTCGTACAAGATTCCAGACATTTGTTGCCAACCGGCTTGCTACGATCCATGACCTCTCGAGCCCGTCCCAATGGCGTTACGTTAGTTCTGACCTTAACCCAGCAGACTTCGCCTCACGTGGCTTTCGACCACATGAACGTGCTAAGCTGAAGATTTGGCTGGAAGGTCCTAAGTTTCTGCTGCAGGATGAAAACCACTGGCCTGTTCAACCACCTTATTTACCTGAGATAAGCGAAGATGATCGAAACATAAAACCAGTCAAGGCCCAAATGTACGTTGTTCAACAAGATTTCGGAGCCGACACCTTGATTCATCACTATTCTTCGTGGTTTGCtttgaagaaggcagttgcTTGGGTAAACCGTTTTCAGACCTATTTGAGATACCAATCGGGAAAAATTACAGTTGGAGATGTCAAAAGAGGAGAGCTATCTGTTCATGAGTTGCGGAATGCTGAGGAGAAAGTTGTCAAACATGTGCAGGGTTTGTTCTTCCCCAAGGAATTGACAGTTCTATTGAATGAAGCGACCCAAAACACCTCTAACAAAGTCTCAAGATCGTCGGGAAACGCCTATGTAACGTTTCGTTCAGCAGCCCACTGCGCAAGCTCAACCCAGTTGTCGTAGATGGAATAATTAGAGTTGGTGGACGTCTTGGAAACACAGACGCAC
The Acropora muricata isolate sample 2 unplaced genomic scaffold, ASM3666990v1 scaffold_419, whole genome shotgun sequence DNA segment above includes these coding regions:
- the LOC136903033 gene encoding uncharacterized protein, with the translated sequence MCKENLGWDDVICSDDLVRWREWTRDITGLSNMKVPRCVKPNNFRKVDSIQLHYFSDASEEGYGVVSYLRIVDSQGNIACSILLGKARVPPLKTVTMPRLELTAATVAVKIHKQIREELTLPIHEVAFWTDSTIVLQYIKNSRTRFQTFVANRLATIHDLSSPSQWRYVSSDLNPADFASRGFRPHERAKLKIWLEGPKFLLQDENHWPVQPPYLPEISEDDRNIKPVKAQMYVVQQDFGADTLIHHYSSWFALKKAVAWVNRFQTYLRYQSGKITVGDVKRGELSVHELRNAEEKVVKHVQGLFFPKELTVLLNEATQNTSNKVSRSSGNAYVTFRSAAHCASSTQLS